ATGAACAATGGCGCAACCACCTGCTGCCGCCATCATCGGGATATTTTCATCAATCCCGTCAAAGCTTTCCAGCTTGAAACCCCACCAGTCAGCCCACATTCCGGCACAGATATCATTTTCCGCCAGAATATCGGCAATTTTATAGGCTTCAACCGCATGGTGAAAAGCGGCGACTTTATAATGGAATTCTTTGGCCATATTAATCACATCGACCATTTCATCAGCACGGTAGCAATGCATCTGGATACTAATCTCACCGTTTAAAACGCCCATCAGCGTTTCCAGTTTCAAATCGCGTTTCGGTGCTTTGACATCCTTGCCCGCTTTATAATCTTCGTAATATTTATCCCAGGCATTTTTATAGTCTGTTGCCTCAATCCATGATGTGCGGTATCCGGCAAACTGCCCCATGGCCGTGGCAAATCTCCCCTGCGAACGATGAACCCCGCGCGGGTTTTCGCCGCAGGCCATTTTAAGGCCGTATGGCGCACCGGGGAACTTCATTCCTTCCGTTGATCGGCTGGGCACCATTTTAAGGGTTACGCCTCGACCACCAAATCGGTTTGCTGACCCGGGCAAATTCTGTTGTGTTGTAACCCCCGCCGCCAGCGCCGCCGGGAAATTCGGGGTTTGCGGCCATATGGAATGCTCGCCCCAGACATCGGCCGTGTTTGGCGCCTTTACCTCATTACCGCCATCGGTCCAGATGCCCATATGCGAATGCATGTCGATAATCCCGGGGGTGACCCATTTTCCGGTACCATCAATAATTTTGGCCCCGGCCGGAATATCAATCGTCTCGCCAACGGCAATAAT
This region of Emcibacteraceae bacterium genomic DNA includes:
- a CDS encoding amidohydrolase is translated as MKFSKFLKLLTCVSAVMITSAAFAQEADNRAPMVVIDKDPFPSTYVPWPSEMTAITNAHILTGDGGEIESGTVVMNGGKIIAVGETIDIPAGAKIIDGTGKWVTPGIIDMHSHMGIWTDGGNEVKAPNTADVWGEHSIWPQTPNFPAALAAGVTTQQNLPGSANRFGGRGVTLKMVPSRSTEGMKFPGAPYGLKMACGENPRGVHRSQGRFATAMGQFAGYRTSWIEATDYKNAWDKYYEDYKAGKDVKAPKRDLKLETLMGVLNGEISIQMHCYRADEMVDVINMAKEFHYKVAAFHHAVEAYKIADILAENDICAGMWADWWGFKLESFDGIDENIPMMAAAGGCAIVHSDSDTGGQRLNQEAAKAWADGERVGLHFTRGEVFRWLTLNPAKSIGLADQIGSLEVGKNADVVIWNGDPLSVYALAENVFIDGALHYDRNNSENQWITDHALGYVTAGDHQ